TATTTCCATCACCAATCTGTCCACAAAACTCCTCAGTTTAGGCTTTCAAAGTAATCACTTCTCTGGAAGAATTCCTCATGACATTGGGAATCTTGTAAGCCTACAAACACTTCTATTGCATGAAAATATGTTGATTGGACCACTCCCAGCCTCTCTTGGCAAGCTTTTACAGTTGAGGGAGTTAAGTCTATCTTCAAATAGACTATCAAGAGAGATACCGGCTTTTATAGGCAACATCACTCCGTTAGAAACACTTGATTTGGCTAACAACAATTTTGAAGGCAATGTTCCTCCAAGTCTTGGTAAATGTACCAATTTGCTACGTTTATATATTGAGTCTAATGAGTTAAATGGGACTATACCTGGGGAAATAATGCACATTCAGGGTCTTATCCACCTAAAAATGTCAGATAATTCTTTGAACGGCTCTTTGCCAGACGATATTGGAAAACTTCAAAATCTTGTTGCACTATCACTCGGGAATAATAAATTGTCTGGGAAACTTCCACAAACCTTGGGGAAGTGTCTCAACCTGGAAAATCTTTATCTGGAAGGAAATTCGTTTGATGGAGTTATTCCAGATATAAAAGGGTTGGTGGGTGTTAAAGAAGTTGATTTGGCCAACAATAATCTCTCTGGAAATATACCTGAATATCTTGCAAAATTTTCCAAGTTGAAGTATCTCAATTTATCTTTTAACAATTTTGAGGGAAATGTGCCAATGGAAGGAATATTTCAGAATACTACTATAGTTTCCATATATGGAAATAATGAACTATGTGGAGGCATTAGGGGATTTCAACTAAAGCCATGCCTCCCGCAAGCACCACCAATGAAGACGAAGCTTTCATCTCGTTCAAAGAAAGTTGTAATTGGAGTAAGCGCAGGCATAAGTTTGCTTTCGCTGTTGGTCATAGCTTCAGTTTCTTTGATTTGGTTCcgcaaaagaaagaagaacaagcaGACCAATACTCCACCTCCTTCTAGTTTGGAAGTCTTCCATGAGAAGATAAGTTATGGAGATCTCCGTAATGCTACAAATGGCTTCTCTTCAAGCAATATGGTCGGTTTAGGCAGTTTTGGTACTGTCTTTAAGGCAATTTTCCCGACGGAGGAAAAGGTTGTTGCAGTGAAAGTTCTAAACATGCAGAGACGTGGAGCCATGAAGAGCTTTATGGCAGAATGTGAATCTTTGAAGGACATAAGGCATCGTAATCTTGTGAAACTATTGACAGCTTGCGCTAGTATTGATTTCCAAGGAAATGAATTCAGAGCTCTCATATATGAGTTCATGCCGAACGGAAGCTTGGATAAGTGGCTGCATCCAAAGGAAGTGGAAGAGATCCGTAGACCCTCTAGAACCTTGACACTGCTAGAAAGGCTTAACATTGCCATAGACGTGGCTTCTGTTTTGGATTATCTTCATGTTCATTCTCATGAGCCTATAGCTCACTGTGATCTTAAGCCAAGCAACGTCCTTTTAGACGATGATCTAACCGCCCATGTTAGCGATTTTGGTCTTGCTCGTCTTCTCCTCAAATTCGACCAGGGGTCCTTCTTCAACCAACTTAGCTCTGCCGGTGTCAGAGGAACCATCGGCTATGCCGCACCAGGTAAAATTATCACAAACATAATGTTCTATGaagaaaatcaatatatttttcttgtcattacaatttttttgttcttgttgtttctgTGAATTCATGGTGCAGAATATGGAATAGGTGGGCAGCCGTCAATACACGGAGATGTTTATAGCTTTGGGGTTCTTCTTTTGGAAATGTTCACTGGAAAAAGACCAACCAATGAGTTATTTGGTGGGAACTTTACTTTACACAAGTACACCAAGTCGGCGTTGCCGGAAAGAGTATTGGAAATTGCAGACGAATGGATTCTTCACATCGGTCTTAGAGTCGGCTTCCCTATTGCTGAGTGCTTGACACTGGTTTTTGGGGTGGGACTTAGGTGTTGTGAGGAATCTCCGATGAACCGTTTGGTAACAAGTGAAGCAGTAAAGGAGTTAATCTCAATCAGAGAGAAGttcttcaaaaccaaaagaacaccCGGGCGTTGAAGTGTTCATGCTTTGCTCTACAAACTTTGCAACccacttaaaattttaatttgtgttataaGATAatctgttgtttgttttttcctcGGTCTCTGTTTCGTTTTTAGACAAGATTGAAGACTTgtgttacattttgttttttggataacaataaaaatgacgTAGTAGTTGTTTATCCATTGCTGTCGATCACATATATATCACCGTTTTTGTTAACAAACAACTCGTCAACACTGAGCTTTGACTAATCAGATTTTGGCTAACATTGTCCCCtgaatttcattttttgtttctattactCTTGAACCCAGAATATTGTTTATTCATTAGTAAcgtcttacaagttacaagagCAGCGTTCAAAATTGTTGTACAAAGTAACAAAGTAGTCCGTAATCTTTTTTCAAATTGTAGCGTTCATTTGTTCTGCTGCAGAATGAAAGTTGTATCATCCAAATACTTTAGAAAGTttagaaaagtatatatattttatatgtaaacgATATGATTTTGTGATGAGGTTTACGCATGCAAAACAATACAACTTTTAAAACTTGATGAAAAAGATCATGTAatgtaaaaagtatttttttaaaacgtatTAAATTTCttgatatatagtttatttgCCGCAaagattctttttattttattattgggaTATTGACAAAactaacacacaaaaaaattatatttaatttggtaACCATTATAACCATCAAAAAGTTATATAGGGTATATTTTGTGTATTATTGATAATTGTATCCTTCTTATCATCACCCTTACACCACCATCACCAGCCACTGCTCACCACTCCAACAACCGCTCCGGCCAGCCACCGCCCACCACTCCGACAACCGCTCCGTCCAGCCACCGCCGGTCAACCACTTCTGGCCAGCCACCGCCGGCCAACCACCTCTGGCCAGCTACCTCCGGTCAGCTACCTCCGGCCAACCACTGCCGATCAGCTACCTCCGGCCAGCTACCTCCGACCAGCCACCGCCAGCCAACCACCGCCGGCCAACCACCTCCGGCCAGCCACCACTGTTCACCACTACCTCCACCACCATTGGTAATTTTGCACTGCCTTCATCCtaatcttctaatttttttaaattaatgttatttactactatagtttttttattttggttactaGGCTAATTCACCCTTTATTATTTGTATAAACCCAATTGAAATCTAGAGAATAACAGACGAGCTTAATGATATATGTTGATATGAGTAGGCAAGAtccatctgttttttttttgttcaaactgCAAAACCCATTTAGGCCCTGAATGTTTTGTagttttaaaatggtttttagtttgtaatttttagttttcggtttttagtttttgagtttttgtttttttgtgtagattttagtttttacaaaaacttgaatggtaacttgattagtttttggtttttgtatataattattttttaaaaaaggttttcctaaatttattatagtttttatattagaaaaaaagtaaaaaagaaaaaaaagttacttaATATTTTCCTAAAAACCCACAAAATGTGGTTTTTGGATTCTACGAAGGAATTAGTAAAATCCACCAAAATCTAACTTCCCTGATATTtaggaaatctattttttttttaaaaatcatgaaTGGCTGAAAAAGTGGATTTTGCATAATCAAAAGCCAAATCTGATATAAAATCTGATGTTATTCAATACCTTAATAAATGGATATGGAGTTAACTGGGTTTCCATTCAGTCCCAGTACATGAATTTTAGCACAAATAAATGGATATTCCATGACTCATTTATATTGAAATTCTTATTAGATATTCTTAACACAAAATGATTTTCCTGCGAAAATCACTAAACCGATTTCTCtgccaaaaatacaaaattgcattgttatatatatactagattttaacttgTGGTACACTGCtggacaattttttaaaaaataataacatttaatttttttttgttttttatatttagtttgttttgtttaattaaataataattttgtttggattgtcaattatCAGAACAATAATAGgagaaataaatacataaatatataatttataagctattgtcggattaagtcacaattttaccaatgatttaattgttttacaaaattttagttaaattaccctgatttaatatgtctaatattcttatattagtggtattgaccaaataattacaggaagatttaacccgtgtttcaaaaccgaattaataatattttatatttatactaatgttaattcaaaccgtcatgttaataacatgtcctgctatataacaacaaaccgtcatattagtggtttaacccaTGTTCAAAAcggtcatattagtggttttggttgtgtgttatgttttgtttgtgaagttgataattatacatggaaaatgtttgatgagcaaggagtttacgatctgtagtaataaaagagagattttagtgttttcctatttgagttgataacattatcccagaataatattcagtttcttaacacggtatatattatattaaatatttttcttgatgctaaagttaaatatacccgattattgagtttctaaagttgAGTTCTCGtatttatgaactttattaacgttataataattattgcgattgtaatcatttgttactcaagctcggctgtgtcatttaaatttaagagatcatacaatctctaaagatctattaaaataggtttggagatttttatgggattaaaaatttaatgcgtagagttgtttttggaaaaatcgaaatgtatagatgttttCAAGctatttatggaaataaatgtatcaaattaggtcgatttaaatagttccattaaatgagtttccaggaattgttattttaggaaaataattaggggttaatgttgtaaataaaacaaattaaataaccaaaacttcaagcgcataacacaaaatatacttcaaaaataatatatatatattgtaaacaGCTATAATAGATCAACTCAANtatataacaacaaaccgtcatattagtggtttaacccaTGTTCAAAAcggtcatattagtggttttggttgtgtgttatgttttgtttgtgaag
The sequence above is drawn from the Camelina sativa cultivar DH55 chromosome 4, Cs, whole genome shotgun sequence genome and encodes:
- the LOC104780560 gene encoding probable LRR receptor-like serine/threonine-protein kinase At3g47570 gives rise to the protein MRSMRLFVLLAFNALMLLETHGFTFTDEADRRALLEFKSHVSDDKRALLSSWNHSFPLCNWKGVRCGRKHKRVTGLELGGLQLGGVISPSIGNLSFLTTLNLSENSFGGTIPQEVGNLFRLKYLDMSKNFLGGGIPIDLYNCSRLFNLVLGSNNLGEGISSEIGSLTKLGHLDVYENNLRGKLPASLGNLTSLQRLLLPLNNLEGEIPSDVAKLTQVYSLSIYGNNFSGVFPPAFYNLSSLESLTLSFNQFSGRLRPDFGILLPNLVSCIMGRNYLTGAIPTTLSNISSLDRLEMFENLLTGSIPTFGKIPNLKTLNLRSNFLGNYSSSGYLDFLSSLTNCTQLKFLWIGQNRLGGDFPISITNLSTKLLSLGFQSNHFSGRIPHDIGNLVSLQTLLLHENMLIGPLPASLGKLLQLRELSLSSNRLSREIPAFIGNITPLETLDLANNNFEGNVPPSLGKCTNLLRLYIESNELNGTIPGEIMHIQGLIHLKMSDNSLNGSLPDDIGKLQNLVALSLGNNKLSGKLPQTLGKCLNLENLYLEGNSFDGVIPDIKGLVGVKEVDLANNNLSGNIPEYLAKFSKLKYLNLSFNNFEGNVPMEGIFQNTTIVSIYGNNELCGGIRGFQLKPCLPQAPPMKTKLSSRSKKVVIGVSAGISLLSLLVIASVSLIWFRKRKKNKQTNTPPPSSLEVFHEKISYGDLRNATNGFSSSNMVGLGSFGTVFKAIFPTEEKVVAVKVLNMQRRGAMKSFMAECESLKDIRHRNLVKLLTACASIDFQGNEFRALIYEFMPNGSLDKWLHPKEVEEIRRPSRTLTLLERLNIAIDVASVLDYLHVHSHEPIAHCDLKPSNVLLDDDLTAHVSDFGLARLLLKFDQGSFFNQLSSAGVRGTIGYAAPEYGIGGQPSIHGDVYSFGVLLLEMFTGKRPTNELFGGNFTLHKYTKSALPERVLEIADEWILHIGLRVGFPIAECLTLVFGVGLRCCEESPMNRLVTSEAVKELISIREKFFKTKRTPGR